A window of Vigna unguiculata cultivar IT97K-499-35 chromosome 4, ASM411807v1, whole genome shotgun sequence contains these coding sequences:
- the LOC114181053 gene encoding uncharacterized protein LOC114181053: MGRGLILSSPTLTGLFASISKIPPKSFNLSFGFKLVHHQHHHLLPLACCFSVSSSPSSPSQCSIDISKYTEAFARRMAMAGLKPHHRIALGVSGGPDSMALCVLTAGWKTAGANVVTTENGGLIDGLLAIIVDHGLRAESKEEANVVSQRVSKMGIRCEIACCDWPIGRPKQGHLQEAAREMRYKIFQEVCAQHQIGVLLIAHHADDQAELFILRLSRNSGVLGLAGMPFTSQIFPTYTHSDEEVQVNQGILLVRPLLEFSKEDMYKICQGGSEDWVEDPTNQSSLYARNRIRMVLKNLSSSKFKFELQSIISACRITRTYVDQIGYNLIRDAVIIKDHGYAVIDLQILCPLKIEDICLMKFLSLVLQFVSQRQRQVRGSAMKLLMDYIRTFPCKNSITAAGCYLCPDPGSRGSRLLVCCCADDCALPLKMQFFWSLSYGQEVHCAANELEKIIEDDHSFANHFVPDSSDVHFLDVNPTSILTEAKMLNIISESTYNNILALQKQETAYFRSTTETISDSASKHGGETVTPFRKSLQPGKFYYFMDRFILTWSLKNKIDEDELSGLVDYEMDLSEEARSFCCTFCVVGHTKVLKVRQMIESDWLYLAELSKYPLSKNFIQYEVKSVNETKQLMDRTSPCLHYASLSAKQALPKLKSIPVAARRSLPVLITEQGQLQSIPSIHFKHCPFLMVHMEFRPKIPLGGGHTLFI; this comes from the exons ATGGGGCGAGGGCTAATCCTATCTTCGCCAACTCTCACTGGTCTCTTTGCTTCCATCTCCAAAATCCCACCGAAAAGTTTCAATCTTTCATTTGGTTTTAAACTTGTGCACCATCAGCATCATCATCTTCTGCCATTGGCTTGCTGCTTCAGCGTGTCTTCTTCCCCATCTTCCCCTTCCCAATGTTCAATCGACATTTCTAAATACACAGAAGCATTTGCCAGACGAATGGCCATGGCTGGTCTCAAACCCCATCACCGAATTG CTTTGGGAGTCTCTGGTGGCCCTGACAGTATGGCACTCTGTGTGTTAACTGCTGGATGGAAAACTGCTGGAGCTAATGTTGTCACAACCGAGAATGGTGGTCTCATAGATGGGTTACTGGCAATAATTGTTGATCATGGTCTTCGAGCAGAGAGCAAAGAGGAGGCCAACGTCGTTTCTCAACGAGTTTCAAAAATGG GAATCAGGTGTGAGATCGCCTGCTGTGATTGGCCAATAGGAAGACCAAAACAGGGTCACTTGCAGGAAGCTGCCCGTGAAATGAG ATACAAAATCTTTCAAGAAGTTTGTGCCCAACACCAGATTGGGGTATTGCTTATTGCACATCATGCTGATGATCAG GCcgagttatttattttaaggcTTTCTCGAAATAGTGGTGTGCTTGGACTTGCAGGCATGCCTTTTACCTCCCAGATTTTCCCTACATATACTCATTCCGACGAGGAAGTTCAGGTAAACCAGGGCATTCTTCTTGTGCGGCCTCTTCTCGAATTTTCAAAGGAAGATATGTACAAG ATATGCCAAGGAGGTAGTGAGGATTGGGTGGAAGACCCTACTAATCAAAGCTCATTATATGCACGTAATAGGATAAGAATGGTGCTGAAAAATTTATCATCTT CTAAATTCAAGTTTGAGCTTCAATCAATAATTTCTGCATGCAGAATAACACGCACATATGTTGATCAAATTGGCTATAACTTGATACGTGATGCTGTGATTATCAAGGAT CATGGTTATGCTGTTATTGATTTACAGATTCTTTGTCCTTTGAAAATTGAGGACATATGCCTGATGAAATTTCTTTCCTTGGTCTTACAG TTTGTATCACAAAGGCAAAGGCAAGTCAGAGGCAGTGCTATGAAATTGCTAATGGACTACATTCGTACATTTCCATGCAAG AACTCTATCACAGCAGCGGGTTGTTACCTTTGTCCAGATCCTGGTTCTAGAGGGTCTAGACTTCTGGTCTGCTGCTGTGCTGATGATTGTGCTTTGCCATTAAAGATGCAATTTTTCTGGTCTCTCTCTTATGGACAAGAAGTGCATTGTGCTGCCAATGAGTTAGAAAAAATTATAGAGGATGATCACTCATTTGCAAATCACTTCGTTCCTGATTCATCAGATGTACACTTTTTGGATGTGAATCCTACTTCAATTTTGACCGAAGCCAAAATGTTAAACATAATCAGTGAATCAACCTACAATAATATTCTTGCTTTGCAGAAGCAAGAAACTGCTTACTTCAGGTCTACAACTGAGACCATTTCTGACTCTGCATCAAAGCATGGAGGTGAAACTGTTACCCCTTTTAGAAAATCGCTTCAGCCAggaaaattttattactttatggATCGATTCATTCTCACATggagtttgaaaaataaaattgatgaagatGAACTTTCTGGTTTAgtggattatgaaatggatttGAGTGAGGAAGCCAGGAGCTTTTGTTGCACTTTTTGTGTAGTTGGTCATACTAAAGTACTTAAGGTGCGACAAATGATTGAATCTGATTGGCTGTATCTGGCTGAGTTATCAAAATATCCACTTTCTAAAAACTTTATCCAATATGAGGTTAAATCAGTGAATGAAACCAAGCAGCTAATGGACAGAACATCTCCATGTTTACACTATGCCAGTTTATCAGCAAAACAAGCTCTCCCCAAGTTAAAATCTATCCCAGTTGCCGCAAGGAGAAGCCTTCCTGTTCTGATCACTGAACAAGGACAATTACAAAGCATTCCA
- the LOC114180240 gene encoding subtilisin-like protease SBT6.1 isoform X1: MATIPHQWSTFSLSFLILSVTLFQNLTPNSSPPPPNYIVAFRNYAAVDSHRAYLESALRPEGWRWIPRQNPAAQFPTDFGLVAIEDSGVLDEIRKLGSVKYVSLDVSYKRGLMTTDQRRNKKVGAFEDGTKKRPGKIFTAMSFCEAEEDEKSVGNHSSSVKWGRELMMQRSQVTSMFGAEDLWAKGYTGAKVKMAIFDTGIRADHPHFRNIKERTNWTNEDTLNDNLGHGTFVAGVIAGVDSECLGFAPDTEIYAFRVFTDAQVSYTSWFLDAFNYAIATNMDVLNLSIGGPDYLDLPFVEKIWEITANNIIMVSAIGNDGPLYGTLNNPADQSDVIGVGGIDYSDHIASFSSRGMSTWELPHGYGRVKPDIVAYGRDIMGSKISAGCKSLSGTSVASPVVAGVVCLLVSVIPEPERKSILNPASMKQALVEGAAKLTGPNMYEQGAGRVDLLASYEILKSYKPRTSIFPSVLDYTDCPYTWPFCRQPLYAGAMPVIFNATILNGMGVIGYVESPPKWHPFDEDGNLLSIHFTYSEIIWPWTGHLALHMQIKEEGAQFSGKIEGNVTLKVSSPPAQGEKDPRVSICVLQLKLNVVPTPQRSKRILWDQFHSIKYPPGYIPRDSLDVRNDILDWHGDHLHTNFHIMFNMLRDAGYYIETLGSPLTCFDSRHYGTLLLVDLEDEYFPEEIEKLRDDVVNTGLGLAVFAEWYNVDSMVKMRFFDDNTRSWWTPVTGGANIPALNDLLAPFGIAFGDKILNGDFSLLGEQNRYASGTNIVRFPRGGYVHSFPFLDSSESGATQSVLLTSGSTKADSPILGLMAMGEGRISVYGDSNCLDSSHMITNCFTLLRKILDFTSEDVRDPTLFSDSIKQDSPLYEADNRLPSRRTDVNFSAYSAIVGKELICGSDTRFEIWGTKGYNLQVRGRNKRLPGFPVIDLGRGFNSSSATSNIKRPRLTVRRKGDSLGNRYLGLFYGDEPDAPVLVVGHWLVPFVVAVTGILLLSFWRIRQKRRRRRKGSSSGRLANIV; encoded by the exons ATGGCCACCATTCCTCACCAATGGAGTACCTTTTCACTCTCTTTCCTCATTCTCTCTGTTACTCTCTTCCAAAACCTAACCCCCAATTCCTCTCCTCCCCCTCCCAATTACATCGTTGCTTTCCGCAACTACGCCGCCGTTGACAGCCACCGCGCCTACCTGGAATCCGCCCTCCGCCCTGAGGGATGGCGCTGGATCCCGCGCCAGAACCCGGCGGCGCAGTTCCCAACTGATTTCGGGCTGGTGGCCATCGAGGATTCCGGGGTGTTGGACGAGATTCGGAAACTGGGGTCGGTTAAATACGTGAGCTTGGATGTGAGCTACAAGAGGGGTTTGATGACGACGGATCAGAGACGCAACAAGAAGGTTGGGGCGTTCGAGGATGGGACGAAGAAGCGCCCCGGGAAGATCTTTACTGCGATGTCGTTTTGCGAGGccgaagaagatgaaaaaagtGTTGGCAATCACAGCAGTTCCGTCAAGTGGGGGCGGGAATTAATGATGCAG AGATCACAAGTTACTTCAATGTTTGGGGCTGAGGATCTTTGGGCGAAAGGGTACACCGGTGCCAAGGTCAAGATGGCTATATTTGATACTGGCATTCGAGCTGATCATCCTCACTTTCGTAACATCAag GAACGTACTAATTGGACGAATGAAGATACGTTGAATGACAATCTTGGACATGGGACTTTTGTTGCGGGTGTAATTGCTGGTGTAGATTCTGAGTGCCTTGGTTTTGCACCAGACACAGAGATTTATGCATTTCGAGTGTTCACTGATGCACAG GTATCATATACATCATGGTTCCTTGATGCCTTCAACTATGCAATTGCAACCAATATGGATGTGTTAAATTTGAGCATAGGTGGGCCTGATTACTTGGATCTCCCGTTTGTTGAAAAG ATATGGGAGATAACAGCAAATAATATAATCATGGTTTCTGCAATTGGAAATGATGGACCACTTTATGGAACTTTGAACAATCCAGCCGATCAGAGTGATGTCATTGGTGTTGGTGGTATTGACTATAGTGACCATATAGCCTCCTTTTCCTCACGTGGCATGAGTACATGGGAGCTTCCTCATGG TTATGGCCGCGTGAAGCCAGACATAGTTGCATATGGACGGGACATTATGGGATCAAAAATTAGTGCAGGGTGTAAAAGCTTATCTGGAACTAGTGTTGCAAGTCCTGTAGTTGCTGGTGTTGTATGTTTGCTTGTCAGCGTCATTCCTGAACCTGAGAGAAAAAGTATCTTAAACCCAGCAAGCATGAAACAAGCATTGGTTGAGGGTGCTGCAAAGCTTACTGGTCCTAACATGTATGAGCAGGGTGCTGGCAGAGTTGATCT GTTAGCATCATATGAGATTCTTAAGAGCTACAAACCTAGGACAAGCATCTTTCCCAGTGTTCTTGATTATACAGATTGTCCTTACACATGGCCATTTTGTCGTCAGCCACTCTATGCAGGTGCCATGCCTGTCATCTTCAATGCCACCATTTTGAATGGAATGGGTGTGATTGGATACGTTGAAAGTCCACCAAAATGGCACCCTTTTGATGAAGATGGGAATCTTCTAAGCATACATTTTACTTATTCTGAGATAATTTGGCCTTGGACTGGTCATTTGGCTCTTCACATGCAGATCAAGGAAGAAGGTGCACAGTTTTCTGGTAAGATTGAAGGTAATGTGACTCTCAAGGTTTCTAGCCCCCCAGCTCAAGGAGAGAAGGACCCTCGAGTTAGCATCTGTGTgcttcaattaaaattaaatgtggTACCAACACCACAACGATCTAAACGAATTTTGTGGGATCAGTTTCATAGTATCAAATACCCTCCTGGATATATTCCTAGAGATTCCTTGGACGTTCGCAATGACATTCTTGACTGGCATGGGGATCATCTGCATACAAATTTTCATATCATGTTCAACATGTTACGAGATGCTGGTTATTATATTGAAACACTTGGTTCTCCTCTTACATGCTTTGACTCTCGGCATTATGGTACACTTCTGTTGGTGGATCTTGAGGATGAGTACTTTCCTGAGGAGATTGAAAAACTAAGAGATGATGTTGTAAATACTGGTCTGGGATTAGCTGTCTTTGCTGAGTGGTATAATGTAGATTCCATGGTAAAGATGAGATTCTTTGATGACAATACACGGAGCTGGTGGACTCCAGTCACCGGAGGTGCTAACATTCCTGCACTTAATGATCTTTTGGCTCCATTTGGGATTGCTTTTGGAGATAAGATTCTGAATGGTGATTTTTCACTTTTGGGTGAGCAGAATCGGTATGCATCTGGGACAAATATAGTGAGGTTTCCAAGGGGTGGTTATGTTCATAGCTTTCCCTTCTTAGATAGTTCAGAAAGTGGAGCCACACAGAGTGTGCTGCTAACTTCCGGCTCAACCAAG GCAGATTCTCCAATTCTTGGTCTCATGGCAATGGGCGAAGGTCGCATAAGTGTCTATGGGGACTCCAATTGTTTGGACAGCAGTCATATGATAACAAATTGTTTTACCCTTCTGAGGAAAATACTGGATTTTACCAGTGAAGATGTTAGAGATCCAACACTTTTCTCCGATTCAATTAAACAAGACTCTCCCTTGTATGAAGCTGACAATCGGTTGCCATCCCGCAGAACTGATGTAAATTTCTCTGCGTATTCAGCTATTGTGGGTAAGGAATTGATCTGTGGAAGTGACACAAGGTTTGAAATCTGGGGAACTAAGGGCTACAACTTGCAAGTGAGAGGAAGAAATAAAAGACTACCCGGTTTTCCTGTCATTGATTTGGGAAGGGGTTTCAATTCATCCTCTGCCACTTCTAACATTAAGCGGCCTAGGTTGACTGTAAGAAGAAAGGGTGATTCTCTGGGGAATAGGTACTTAGGCCTGTTCTATGGAGATGAG CCTGATGCACCTGTGCTGGTTGTTGGTCATTGGTTGGTTCCTTTTGTTGTTGCAGTAACCG GTATTTTGCTATTGAGTTTTTGGCGCATTCGCCAAAAGAGGCGTAGACGAAGGAAAGGATCAAGTTCTGGTAGATTGGCCAATATAGTTTAG
- the LOC114180240 gene encoding subtilisin-like protease SBT6.1 isoform X2 — protein sequence MFGAEDLWAKGYTGAKVKMAIFDTGIRADHPHFRNIKERTNWTNEDTLNDNLGHGTFVAGVIAGVDSECLGFAPDTEIYAFRVFTDAQVSYTSWFLDAFNYAIATNMDVLNLSIGGPDYLDLPFVEKIWEITANNIIMVSAIGNDGPLYGTLNNPADQSDVIGVGGIDYSDHIASFSSRGMSTWELPHGYGRVKPDIVAYGRDIMGSKISAGCKSLSGTSVASPVVAGVVCLLVSVIPEPERKSILNPASMKQALVEGAAKLTGPNMYEQGAGRVDLLASYEILKSYKPRTSIFPSVLDYTDCPYTWPFCRQPLYAGAMPVIFNATILNGMGVIGYVESPPKWHPFDEDGNLLSIHFTYSEIIWPWTGHLALHMQIKEEGAQFSGKIEGNVTLKVSSPPAQGEKDPRVSICVLQLKLNVVPTPQRSKRILWDQFHSIKYPPGYIPRDSLDVRNDILDWHGDHLHTNFHIMFNMLRDAGYYIETLGSPLTCFDSRHYGTLLLVDLEDEYFPEEIEKLRDDVVNTGLGLAVFAEWYNVDSMVKMRFFDDNTRSWWTPVTGGANIPALNDLLAPFGIAFGDKILNGDFSLLGEQNRYASGTNIVRFPRGGYVHSFPFLDSSESGATQSVLLTSGSTKADSPILGLMAMGEGRISVYGDSNCLDSSHMITNCFTLLRKILDFTSEDVRDPTLFSDSIKQDSPLYEADNRLPSRRTDVNFSAYSAIVGKELICGSDTRFEIWGTKGYNLQVRGRNKRLPGFPVIDLGRGFNSSSATSNIKRPRLTVRRKGDSLGNRYLGLFYGDEPDAPVLVVGHWLVPFVVAVTGILLLSFWRIRQKRRRRRKGSSSGRLANIV from the exons ATGTTTGGGGCTGAGGATCTTTGGGCGAAAGGGTACACCGGTGCCAAGGTCAAGATGGCTATATTTGATACTGGCATTCGAGCTGATCATCCTCACTTTCGTAACATCAag GAACGTACTAATTGGACGAATGAAGATACGTTGAATGACAATCTTGGACATGGGACTTTTGTTGCGGGTGTAATTGCTGGTGTAGATTCTGAGTGCCTTGGTTTTGCACCAGACACAGAGATTTATGCATTTCGAGTGTTCACTGATGCACAG GTATCATATACATCATGGTTCCTTGATGCCTTCAACTATGCAATTGCAACCAATATGGATGTGTTAAATTTGAGCATAGGTGGGCCTGATTACTTGGATCTCCCGTTTGTTGAAAAG ATATGGGAGATAACAGCAAATAATATAATCATGGTTTCTGCAATTGGAAATGATGGACCACTTTATGGAACTTTGAACAATCCAGCCGATCAGAGTGATGTCATTGGTGTTGGTGGTATTGACTATAGTGACCATATAGCCTCCTTTTCCTCACGTGGCATGAGTACATGGGAGCTTCCTCATGG TTATGGCCGCGTGAAGCCAGACATAGTTGCATATGGACGGGACATTATGGGATCAAAAATTAGTGCAGGGTGTAAAAGCTTATCTGGAACTAGTGTTGCAAGTCCTGTAGTTGCTGGTGTTGTATGTTTGCTTGTCAGCGTCATTCCTGAACCTGAGAGAAAAAGTATCTTAAACCCAGCAAGCATGAAACAAGCATTGGTTGAGGGTGCTGCAAAGCTTACTGGTCCTAACATGTATGAGCAGGGTGCTGGCAGAGTTGATCT GTTAGCATCATATGAGATTCTTAAGAGCTACAAACCTAGGACAAGCATCTTTCCCAGTGTTCTTGATTATACAGATTGTCCTTACACATGGCCATTTTGTCGTCAGCCACTCTATGCAGGTGCCATGCCTGTCATCTTCAATGCCACCATTTTGAATGGAATGGGTGTGATTGGATACGTTGAAAGTCCACCAAAATGGCACCCTTTTGATGAAGATGGGAATCTTCTAAGCATACATTTTACTTATTCTGAGATAATTTGGCCTTGGACTGGTCATTTGGCTCTTCACATGCAGATCAAGGAAGAAGGTGCACAGTTTTCTGGTAAGATTGAAGGTAATGTGACTCTCAAGGTTTCTAGCCCCCCAGCTCAAGGAGAGAAGGACCCTCGAGTTAGCATCTGTGTgcttcaattaaaattaaatgtggTACCAACACCACAACGATCTAAACGAATTTTGTGGGATCAGTTTCATAGTATCAAATACCCTCCTGGATATATTCCTAGAGATTCCTTGGACGTTCGCAATGACATTCTTGACTGGCATGGGGATCATCTGCATACAAATTTTCATATCATGTTCAACATGTTACGAGATGCTGGTTATTATATTGAAACACTTGGTTCTCCTCTTACATGCTTTGACTCTCGGCATTATGGTACACTTCTGTTGGTGGATCTTGAGGATGAGTACTTTCCTGAGGAGATTGAAAAACTAAGAGATGATGTTGTAAATACTGGTCTGGGATTAGCTGTCTTTGCTGAGTGGTATAATGTAGATTCCATGGTAAAGATGAGATTCTTTGATGACAATACACGGAGCTGGTGGACTCCAGTCACCGGAGGTGCTAACATTCCTGCACTTAATGATCTTTTGGCTCCATTTGGGATTGCTTTTGGAGATAAGATTCTGAATGGTGATTTTTCACTTTTGGGTGAGCAGAATCGGTATGCATCTGGGACAAATATAGTGAGGTTTCCAAGGGGTGGTTATGTTCATAGCTTTCCCTTCTTAGATAGTTCAGAAAGTGGAGCCACACAGAGTGTGCTGCTAACTTCCGGCTCAACCAAG GCAGATTCTCCAATTCTTGGTCTCATGGCAATGGGCGAAGGTCGCATAAGTGTCTATGGGGACTCCAATTGTTTGGACAGCAGTCATATGATAACAAATTGTTTTACCCTTCTGAGGAAAATACTGGATTTTACCAGTGAAGATGTTAGAGATCCAACACTTTTCTCCGATTCAATTAAACAAGACTCTCCCTTGTATGAAGCTGACAATCGGTTGCCATCCCGCAGAACTGATGTAAATTTCTCTGCGTATTCAGCTATTGTGGGTAAGGAATTGATCTGTGGAAGTGACACAAGGTTTGAAATCTGGGGAACTAAGGGCTACAACTTGCAAGTGAGAGGAAGAAATAAAAGACTACCCGGTTTTCCTGTCATTGATTTGGGAAGGGGTTTCAATTCATCCTCTGCCACTTCTAACATTAAGCGGCCTAGGTTGACTGTAAGAAGAAAGGGTGATTCTCTGGGGAATAGGTACTTAGGCCTGTTCTATGGAGATGAG CCTGATGCACCTGTGCTGGTTGTTGGTCATTGGTTGGTTCCTTTTGTTGTTGCAGTAACCG GTATTTTGCTATTGAGTTTTTGGCGCATTCGCCAAAAGAGGCGTAGACGAAGGAAAGGATCAAGTTCTGGTAGATTGGCCAATATAGTTTAG
- the LOC114181999 gene encoding zinc finger CCCH domain-containing protein 48-like, which yields MDAKSVKMNKEIYGKTCIYWRAGRCNRNPCKFMHAETPSTHTSYPGINAKSKICGKKHHSSYKIISKSKKTLVQKSEDRDGTNVVVSKKSSRTICKYWTNNRCLYSEQCINLHSWFQSDEFSTIAELHQHKKAITGITLLAGTNKLYSGSTDGTVRIWDCHTGQSLKVINFGTEVNSLISEGPWIFVGLKNAIKAFNTKTNLEYTLDGPKGRILHMAVGNDILFAGAEDGVITAWRESSETKSPFELAGSLIGHTESVVCLIVSLNVGWNMLYSGSMDQSIKVWNIDTLQCTMTLNEHIGVVTSLLCWEKYLFSSSYDGTIKIWAMTEVGTLAVVYTHNEQSGIISLFGMHDANGKPILFSSCTGNLVCMYELPSFSERGRLFAKKEITSFGLVADGGLFLTGDGTGLLRVWKWNELPKVASN from the exons ATGGATGCAAAGTCAGTGAAGATGAATAAAGAAATTTACGGAAAAACTTGTATATACTGGCGAGCTGGGAGATGTAATAGAAATCCGTGCAAATTTATGCACGCAGAAACACCGTCTACACATACTTCCTATCCCGGTATCAATGCCAAAAGCAAAATTTGTGGGAAAAAGCATCATTCATCTTATAAGATTATCTCCAAGTCCAAGAAAACTTTGGTTCAAAAGAGTGAAGATAGAGACGGGACAAATGTTGTAGTGTCCAAGAAATCATCTCGTACTATATGTAAGTATTGGACCAACAACAGGTGTTTGTATAGTGAACAATGCATCAATTTGCATTCATGGTTTCAAAGTGATGAATTTTCCACAATAGCAGAGCTTCACCAACATAAAAAG GCTATAACTGGAATTACACTTCTAGCTGGAACCAACAAACTTTATTCTGGAAGCACTGATGGCACTGTTCGGATATGGGATTGCCATACAGGTCAATCCCTTAAAGTCATAAATTTTGGCACAGAGGTTAACTCTTTGATAAGTGAGGGGCCATGGATTTTTGTTGGTTTGAAGAATGCTATCAAG GCTTTTAATACCAAGACCAATTTAGAGTACACTCTTGATGGACCCAAAGGACGGATCCTTCACATGGCTGTTGGAAACGACATCCTGTTTGCTGGGGCAGAG gaTGGTGTCATTACTGCATGGAGAGAAAGCTCTGAAACTAAGTCTCCTTTTGAATTGGCTGGCTCACTGATTGGCCACACTGAATCTGTGGTTTGCCTAATTGTTTCCCTAAATGTTGGATGGAATATGTTGTATTCGGGATCCATGGACCAAAGCATAAAG GTCTGGAACATAGATACATTACAATGTACAATGACACTTAATGAACATATTGGTGTAGTCACATCCCTTCTCTGTTgggaaaaatatttgttttcaagtTCATATGATGGGACAATTAAAATCTGGGCAATGACAGAAGTGGGAACTTTGGCTGTGGTATATACACACAACGAACAAAGC GGTATTATATCACTTTTTGGGATGCATGATGCAAATGGCAAGCCAATATTATTTTCCTCTTGTACAGGAAATTTAGTTTGCATGTACGAATTGCCATC ATTTTCAGAGAGGGGCCGTTTATTTGCTAAGAAAGAGATTACATCATTTGGGTTAGTCGCTGATGGAGGACTCTTTCTCACTGGAGATGGGACTGGTTTGCTTAGGGTGTGGAAATGGAATGAGTTACCTAAGGTGGCATCTAATTAA